The following proteins come from a genomic window of Dreissena polymorpha isolate Duluth1 chromosome 1, UMN_Dpol_1.0, whole genome shotgun sequence:
- the LOC127843487 gene encoding E3 ubiquitin-protein ligase RNF25-like isoform X1, translated as MAESDLHEEIQLLEEIYIHELQVEKDEEGRAVRMILQLTPATGEDLDKMFVCMTLLLDLPHQYPDIPPEFTIKNPRGIGEEEIQSLVEDMHALCEERRGGPVLYELIELAKESLTAGNTPHCACMICLEHFLEGEKFTRTQCYHYFHESCLGRYVQHALNKTPDTVPAHTAVADLQRNKLLCPVCREEISYSAACEDVSSTEQVPPFILTSELRAMQQAMSAAYERQRALGGIIDLEAEKNKYLVKEDDVVLMSIPKSDGITMEAESTPGRHEEQDKQPTGRGQTAAPGASRGANGQQERTHRKDTYRSNKYRPDRYNRGNKDNHPKNRTDFKPRSSEGSRNEGAACGINSRLTTSSGNDKPPENTSEDGIVKSSYDSTKQDRPPKKYPDKHSTGYYSTRRGSDSTTRPVSSKRPGNDNRRGYNNRPSSKPNCNTAVGDSDTPEHLEHRRLDVKSDPLHELENNKDEKSFNSNKYEHKSDLRKGPDVEYHKSSYHRQRIFERSQPKTDILTSATEIQSKSEVDGKMVQDNDESHPRHQESRHRRKPHNHQKKENVQHFERNNNQAEKKLTKLPKSNVNDTNIRTVVAVTSDHGASPANLGPPPGLSVQPPPGITDQAYTRTIKPPPGFS; from the exons ATGGCAGAATC TGATTTACATGAAGAGATTCAACTCCTTGAAGAGATTTACATTCATGAGCTTCAAGTTGAAAAGGATGAAGA GGGGCGTGCAGTACGGATGATTCTGCAGCTTACACCAGCCACCGGCGAGGACCTTGACAAGATGTTTGTGTGTATGACCTTGCTGCTAGACCTACCTCACCAG TACCCTGATATACCTCCTGAGTTTACCATTAAAAATCCACGTGGTATTGGGGAGGAGGAAATACAAAG TTTAGTGGAGGACATGCATGCTTTGTGTGAAGAAAGGAGAGGGGGCCCTGTTTTGTATGAACTGATTGAG CTAGCGAAGGAAAGTCTCACAGCTGGCAACACGCCCCACTGCGCCTGCATGATCTGTCTAGAGCATTTCCTGGAGGGCGAGAAGTTCACGAGAACGCAGTGCTATCACTACTTCCATGAGAGCTGCCTAGGCCGCTATGTGCAGCACGCCCTCAACAAAACCCCTGACACTGTACCAGCACACACAGCCGTCGCTGACCTCCAGAGAAACAAG TTGTTGTGCCCTGTATGCCGAGAGGAGATCAGCTACTCTGCAGCTTGTGAGGACGTGTCTAGCACGGAGCAGGTCCCTCCCTTCATCCTAACATCAGAACTGAGGGCCATGCAGCAAGCCATGTCAGCCGCCTATGAGAGGCAGCGAGCACTAGGGGGCATTATTGACTTGGAGGcagaaaaaaacaaataccttGTGAAAGAGGAT GATGTTGTACTGATGTCTATTCCAAAGAGTGATGGGATAACTATGGAGGCAGAGTCAACTCCAGGACGACATGAAGAACAGGATAAGCAGCCTACCGGCAGGGGACAGACTGCTGCTCCAGGAGCCAGTAGGGGGGCCAATGGACAGCAGGAGCGGACACATAGGAAAGACACCTACAGGAGTAACAAGTATCGTCCAGACAGATATAACAGAGGGAATAAAGACAATCATCCAAAAAATAGAACGGATTTCAAACCAAGGTCCAGTGAAGGATCTAGAAATGAAGGAGCTGCTTGTGGAATAAATAGTAGGCTCACAACCAGCTCTGGTAATGATAAACCTCCCGAAAATACCTCAGAAGATGGAATTGTCAAATCCAGTTATGATAGTACTAAACAAGACAGACCACCTAAGAAATATCCAGATAAACACTCAACAGGATACTATAGCACAAGGCGTGGTAGTGATAGCACTACAAGACCTGTTAGTAGTAAAAGACCTGGTAATGATAATAGACGCGGCTACAATAACAGACCTAGTAGCAAACCTAACTGCAATACTGCAGTTGGTGATAGTGACACTCCAGAGCATCTTGAACATAGACGTTTGGATGTGAAATCTGATCCATTACATGAACTGGAAAACAACAAAGATGAAAAGTCTTTTAATTcaaacaaatatgaacataaaagTGATTTAAGGAAAGGTCCTGATGTTGAGTATCACAAAAGTTCTTATCATCGCCAAAGAATTTTTGAAAGGAGCCAGCCAAAGACAGACATATTAACAAGTGCAACTGAAATTCAAAGCAAATCTGAAGTGGATGGTAAAATGGTTCAAGATAATGATGAAAGTCATCCAAGACACCAGGAGAGTCGACATAGACGTAAACCACATAACcatcaaaaaaaagaaaatgtgcaaCATTTTGAAAGGAATAATAACCAAGCTGAGAAAAAGCTAACAAAATTACCAAAATCTAATGTAAATGATACCAATATAAGAACTGTTGTTGCTGTGACAAGTGACCATGGTGCATCCCCAGCTAACCTGGGCCCGCCACCTGGACTATCGGTGCAGCCCCCACCAGGCATCACTGACCAGGCCTACACACGCACTATCAAACCTCCACCAGGCTTTTCATGA
- the LOC127843487 gene encoding E3 ubiquitin-protein ligase RNF25-like isoform X2, producing MILQLTPATGEDLDKMFVCMTLLLDLPHQYPDIPPEFTIKNPRGIGEEEIQSLVEDMHALCEERRGGPVLYELIELAKESLTAGNTPHCACMICLEHFLEGEKFTRTQCYHYFHESCLGRYVQHALNKTPDTVPAHTAVADLQRNKLLCPVCREEISYSAACEDVSSTEQVPPFILTSELRAMQQAMSAAYERQRALGGIIDLEAEKNKYLVKEDDVVLMSIPKSDGITMEAESTPGRHEEQDKQPTGRGQTAAPGASRGANGQQERTHRKDTYRSNKYRPDRYNRGNKDNHPKNRTDFKPRSSEGSRNEGAACGINSRLTTSSGNDKPPENTSEDGIVKSSYDSTKQDRPPKKYPDKHSTGYYSTRRGSDSTTRPVSSKRPGNDNRRGYNNRPSSKPNCNTAVGDSDTPEHLEHRRLDVKSDPLHELENNKDEKSFNSNKYEHKSDLRKGPDVEYHKSSYHRQRIFERSQPKTDILTSATEIQSKSEVDGKMVQDNDESHPRHQESRHRRKPHNHQKKENVQHFERNNNQAEKKLTKLPKSNVNDTNIRTVVAVTSDHGASPANLGPPPGLSVQPPPGITDQAYTRTIKPPPGFS from the exons ATGATTCTGCAGCTTACACCAGCCACCGGCGAGGACCTTGACAAGATGTTTGTGTGTATGACCTTGCTGCTAGACCTACCTCACCAG TACCCTGATATACCTCCTGAGTTTACCATTAAAAATCCACGTGGTATTGGGGAGGAGGAAATACAAAG TTTAGTGGAGGACATGCATGCTTTGTGTGAAGAAAGGAGAGGGGGCCCTGTTTTGTATGAACTGATTGAG CTAGCGAAGGAAAGTCTCACAGCTGGCAACACGCCCCACTGCGCCTGCATGATCTGTCTAGAGCATTTCCTGGAGGGCGAGAAGTTCACGAGAACGCAGTGCTATCACTACTTCCATGAGAGCTGCCTAGGCCGCTATGTGCAGCACGCCCTCAACAAAACCCCTGACACTGTACCAGCACACACAGCCGTCGCTGACCTCCAGAGAAACAAG TTGTTGTGCCCTGTATGCCGAGAGGAGATCAGCTACTCTGCAGCTTGTGAGGACGTGTCTAGCACGGAGCAGGTCCCTCCCTTCATCCTAACATCAGAACTGAGGGCCATGCAGCAAGCCATGTCAGCCGCCTATGAGAGGCAGCGAGCACTAGGGGGCATTATTGACTTGGAGGcagaaaaaaacaaataccttGTGAAAGAGGAT GATGTTGTACTGATGTCTATTCCAAAGAGTGATGGGATAACTATGGAGGCAGAGTCAACTCCAGGACGACATGAAGAACAGGATAAGCAGCCTACCGGCAGGGGACAGACTGCTGCTCCAGGAGCCAGTAGGGGGGCCAATGGACAGCAGGAGCGGACACATAGGAAAGACACCTACAGGAGTAACAAGTATCGTCCAGACAGATATAACAGAGGGAATAAAGACAATCATCCAAAAAATAGAACGGATTTCAAACCAAGGTCCAGTGAAGGATCTAGAAATGAAGGAGCTGCTTGTGGAATAAATAGTAGGCTCACAACCAGCTCTGGTAATGATAAACCTCCCGAAAATACCTCAGAAGATGGAATTGTCAAATCCAGTTATGATAGTACTAAACAAGACAGACCACCTAAGAAATATCCAGATAAACACTCAACAGGATACTATAGCACAAGGCGTGGTAGTGATAGCACTACAAGACCTGTTAGTAGTAAAAGACCTGGTAATGATAATAGACGCGGCTACAATAACAGACCTAGTAGCAAACCTAACTGCAATACTGCAGTTGGTGATAGTGACACTCCAGAGCATCTTGAACATAGACGTTTGGATGTGAAATCTGATCCATTACATGAACTGGAAAACAACAAAGATGAAAAGTCTTTTAATTcaaacaaatatgaacataaaagTGATTTAAGGAAAGGTCCTGATGTTGAGTATCACAAAAGTTCTTATCATCGCCAAAGAATTTTTGAAAGGAGCCAGCCAAAGACAGACATATTAACAAGTGCAACTGAAATTCAAAGCAAATCTGAAGTGGATGGTAAAATGGTTCAAGATAATGATGAAAGTCATCCAAGACACCAGGAGAGTCGACATAGACGTAAACCACATAACcatcaaaaaaaagaaaatgtgcaaCATTTTGAAAGGAATAATAACCAAGCTGAGAAAAAGCTAACAAAATTACCAAAATCTAATGTAAATGATACCAATATAAGAACTGTTGTTGCTGTGACAAGTGACCATGGTGCATCCCCAGCTAACCTGGGCCCGCCACCTGGACTATCGGTGCAGCCCCCACCAGGCATCACTGACCAGGCCTACACACGCACTATCAAACCTCCACCAGGCTTTTCATGA
- the LOC127843487 gene encoding G patch domain-containing protein 8-like isoform X3 has translation MSYVCQGLYELIELAKESLTAGNTPHCACMICLEHFLEGEKFTRTQCYHYFHESCLGRYVQHALNKTPDTVPAHTAVADLQRNKLLCPVCREEISYSAACEDVSSTEQVPPFILTSELRAMQQAMSAAYERQRALGGIIDLEAEKNKYLVKEDDVVLMSIPKSDGITMEAESTPGRHEEQDKQPTGRGQTAAPGASRGANGQQERTHRKDTYRSNKYRPDRYNRGNKDNHPKNRTDFKPRSSEGSRNEGAACGINSRLTTSSGNDKPPENTSEDGIVKSSYDSTKQDRPPKKYPDKHSTGYYSTRRGSDSTTRPVSSKRPGNDNRRGYNNRPSSKPNCNTAVGDSDTPEHLEHRRLDVKSDPLHELENNKDEKSFNSNKYEHKSDLRKGPDVEYHKSSYHRQRIFERSQPKTDILTSATEIQSKSEVDGKMVQDNDESHPRHQESRHRRKPHNHQKKENVQHFERNNNQAEKKLTKLPKSNVNDTNIRTVVAVTSDHGASPANLGPPPGLSVQPPPGITDQAYTRTIKPPPGFS, from the exons ATGTCTTATGTATGCCAAGGATTGTATGAACTGATTGAG CTAGCGAAGGAAAGTCTCACAGCTGGCAACACGCCCCACTGCGCCTGCATGATCTGTCTAGAGCATTTCCTGGAGGGCGAGAAGTTCACGAGAACGCAGTGCTATCACTACTTCCATGAGAGCTGCCTAGGCCGCTATGTGCAGCACGCCCTCAACAAAACCCCTGACACTGTACCAGCACACACAGCCGTCGCTGACCTCCAGAGAAACAAG TTGTTGTGCCCTGTATGCCGAGAGGAGATCAGCTACTCTGCAGCTTGTGAGGACGTGTCTAGCACGGAGCAGGTCCCTCCCTTCATCCTAACATCAGAACTGAGGGCCATGCAGCAAGCCATGTCAGCCGCCTATGAGAGGCAGCGAGCACTAGGGGGCATTATTGACTTGGAGGcagaaaaaaacaaataccttGTGAAAGAGGAT GATGTTGTACTGATGTCTATTCCAAAGAGTGATGGGATAACTATGGAGGCAGAGTCAACTCCAGGACGACATGAAGAACAGGATAAGCAGCCTACCGGCAGGGGACAGACTGCTGCTCCAGGAGCCAGTAGGGGGGCCAATGGACAGCAGGAGCGGACACATAGGAAAGACACCTACAGGAGTAACAAGTATCGTCCAGACAGATATAACAGAGGGAATAAAGACAATCATCCAAAAAATAGAACGGATTTCAAACCAAGGTCCAGTGAAGGATCTAGAAATGAAGGAGCTGCTTGTGGAATAAATAGTAGGCTCACAACCAGCTCTGGTAATGATAAACCTCCCGAAAATACCTCAGAAGATGGAATTGTCAAATCCAGTTATGATAGTACTAAACAAGACAGACCACCTAAGAAATATCCAGATAAACACTCAACAGGATACTATAGCACAAGGCGTGGTAGTGATAGCACTACAAGACCTGTTAGTAGTAAAAGACCTGGTAATGATAATAGACGCGGCTACAATAACAGACCTAGTAGCAAACCTAACTGCAATACTGCAGTTGGTGATAGTGACACTCCAGAGCATCTTGAACATAGACGTTTGGATGTGAAATCTGATCCATTACATGAACTGGAAAACAACAAAGATGAAAAGTCTTTTAATTcaaacaaatatgaacataaaagTGATTTAAGGAAAGGTCCTGATGTTGAGTATCACAAAAGTTCTTATCATCGCCAAAGAATTTTTGAAAGGAGCCAGCCAAAGACAGACATATTAACAAGTGCAACTGAAATTCAAAGCAAATCTGAAGTGGATGGTAAAATGGTTCAAGATAATGATGAAAGTCATCCAAGACACCAGGAGAGTCGACATAGACGTAAACCACATAACcatcaaaaaaaagaaaatgtgcaaCATTTTGAAAGGAATAATAACCAAGCTGAGAAAAAGCTAACAAAATTACCAAAATCTAATGTAAATGATACCAATATAAGAACTGTTGTTGCTGTGACAAGTGACCATGGTGCATCCCCAGCTAACCTGGGCCCGCCACCTGGACTATCGGTGCAGCCCCCACCAGGCATCACTGACCAGGCCTACACACGCACTATCAAACCTCCACCAGGCTTTTCATGA
- the LOC127843555 gene encoding lipoyltransferase 1, mitochondrial-like isoform X2, producing the protein MRVLMRNKPEKKVTYEQVMFLHSFLPQKIIISTSSNIHDNLALEDWLYEHSDLRTPVLLLWRSSPCVVFGRHQNPWTECNVPFCEQNGIVLARRKSGGGTVYHDEGNLNCSFLTERKIYDRRRNLQLVVNALQQRWNLPLSINDRDDILLYQQYKVSGSAAKLARCKSYHHFTILCSVDKLRLTSILNTHLTGVSSKATPSVKMAVANLAEHVPGLGSLDVQHAITEHVLANNEAATVSYADALDETQYPGLAALRAEISSWEWTFAKTPPFTINRRLSPTERGNALIDISIKVRQGLICEAELQVLQCSGAHPQWFLTLKNGIQGVKFDKESVINALSGVKSQWINEDLYGSQQADFLDWLLLAVMQTTGVANSSLDHQLFMSA; encoded by the exons ATGAGAGTTTTAATGAGAAACAAACCAGAAAAAAAGGTGACCTATGAACAAGTTATGTTTCTTCACTCATTCTTGCCACAGAAGATAATTATTTCCACATCCAGTAATATTCATGATAATCTAGCACTGGAGGATTGGCTGTATGAACATTCAGATTTGAGGACTCCAGTCTTGCTACTGTGGAGGAGTTCTCCGTGTGTGGTGTTCGGACGCCACCAGAACCCATGGACTGAATGCAATGTGCCATTTTGTGAACAAAATGGGATTGTACTTGCAAGGCGTAAAAGTGGAG GAGGAACTGTCTATCATGATGAGGGAAACTTGAATTGTTCCTTCTTAACAGAACGGAAAATCTATGACAGAAGAAGAAATCTCCAACTGGTTGTGAATGCTCTACAACAGAGATGGAATTTACCTCTGTCCATCAATGACAGAGATGACATTCTTTTGTATCAACAATATAAG GTGTCAGGTTCAGCAGCCAAGCTGGCCCGATGTAAAAGCTACCATCATTTCACCATTCTGTGTTCTGTGGATAAACTGAGACTGACCAGCATTCTGAATACTCATTTG ACAGGGGTGAGCAGCAAGGCTACGCCTAGTGTGAAGATGGCTGTGGCCAATCTGGCAGAGCATGTGCCTGGTCTGGGCAGTCTAGACGTGCAGCACGCCATCACAGAACATGTCCTGGCAAATAATGAG GCAGCCACTGTCTCCTATGCAGATGCCCTGGACGAAACACAGTACCCGGGCTTGGCTGCACTCAGAGCAGAGATCTCCTCGTGGGAATGGACGTTTGCCAAGACCCCGCCCTTCACCATCAATAGACGACTAAGCCCGACAGAACGTGGCAATGCCCTCATTGACATCAGCATAAAGGTGCGTCAAGGACTGATCTGTGAAGCAGAGTTACAGGTGTTACAATGCTCTGGTGCTCATCCACAGTGGTTTCTCACTCTCAAAAATGGTATTCAGGGTGTAAAGTTTGACAAAGAAAGTGTGATAAATGCTTTGTCAGGTGTAAAATCTCAGTGGATTAATGAAGACCTGTATGGGTCACAACAGGCTGATTTTTTAGACTGGCTGCTTCTTGCTGTCATGCAGACTACAGGAGTCGCCAACAGTTCACTGGACCATCAACTGTTCATGTCTGCATAA
- the LOC127843555 gene encoding lipoyltransferase 1, mitochondrial-like isoform X1: MSLQRICKNGRLFMRVLMRNKPEKKVTYEQVMFLHSFLPQKIIISTSSNIHDNLALEDWLYEHSDLRTPVLLLWRSSPCVVFGRHQNPWTECNVPFCEQNGIVLARRKSGGGTVYHDEGNLNCSFLTERKIYDRRRNLQLVVNALQQRWNLPLSINDRDDILLYQQYKVSGSAAKLARCKSYHHFTILCSVDKLRLTSILNTHLTGVSSKATPSVKMAVANLAEHVPGLGSLDVQHAITEHVLANNEAATVSYADALDETQYPGLAALRAEISSWEWTFAKTPPFTINRRLSPTERGNALIDISIKVRQGLICEAELQVLQCSGAHPQWFLTLKNGIQGVKFDKESVINALSGVKSQWINEDLYGSQQADFLDWLLLAVMQTTGVANSSLDHQLFMSA; this comes from the exons gATTTGCAAGAATGGTCGTTTATTTATGAGAGTTTTAATGAGAAACAAACCAGAAAAAAAGGTGACCTATGAACAAGTTATGTTTCTTCACTCATTCTTGCCACAGAAGATAATTATTTCCACATCCAGTAATATTCATGATAATCTAGCACTGGAGGATTGGCTGTATGAACATTCAGATTTGAGGACTCCAGTCTTGCTACTGTGGAGGAGTTCTCCGTGTGTGGTGTTCGGACGCCACCAGAACCCATGGACTGAATGCAATGTGCCATTTTGTGAACAAAATGGGATTGTACTTGCAAGGCGTAAAAGTGGAG GAGGAACTGTCTATCATGATGAGGGAAACTTGAATTGTTCCTTCTTAACAGAACGGAAAATCTATGACAGAAGAAGAAATCTCCAACTGGTTGTGAATGCTCTACAACAGAGATGGAATTTACCTCTGTCCATCAATGACAGAGATGACATTCTTTTGTATCAACAATATAAG GTGTCAGGTTCAGCAGCCAAGCTGGCCCGATGTAAAAGCTACCATCATTTCACCATTCTGTGTTCTGTGGATAAACTGAGACTGACCAGCATTCTGAATACTCATTTG ACAGGGGTGAGCAGCAAGGCTACGCCTAGTGTGAAGATGGCTGTGGCCAATCTGGCAGAGCATGTGCCTGGTCTGGGCAGTCTAGACGTGCAGCACGCCATCACAGAACATGTCCTGGCAAATAATGAG GCAGCCACTGTCTCCTATGCAGATGCCCTGGACGAAACACAGTACCCGGGCTTGGCTGCACTCAGAGCAGAGATCTCCTCGTGGGAATGGACGTTTGCCAAGACCCCGCCCTTCACCATCAATAGACGACTAAGCCCGACAGAACGTGGCAATGCCCTCATTGACATCAGCATAAAGGTGCGTCAAGGACTGATCTGTGAAGCAGAGTTACAGGTGTTACAATGCTCTGGTGCTCATCCACAGTGGTTTCTCACTCTCAAAAATGGTATTCAGGGTGTAAAGTTTGACAAAGAAAGTGTGATAAATGCTTTGTCAGGTGTAAAATCTCAGTGGATTAATGAAGACCTGTATGGGTCACAACAGGCTGATTTTTTAGACTGGCTGCTTCTTGCTGTCATGCAGACTACAGGAGTCGCCAACAGTTCACTGGACCATCAACTGTTCATGTCTGCATAA